In Rhipicephalus microplus isolate Deutch F79 chromosome 7, USDA_Rmic, whole genome shotgun sequence, one genomic interval encodes:
- the LOC119179920 gene encoding uncharacterized protein LOC119179920, which yields MQVYACSVILLTLFVASVCCGGDPSRDERERDDYSTLLAVGGAVVGATGAVMAAPAVLAAAGFTAAGVAAGSLAAAAQATMGGVVAKGSLFALCQSWGAAGLPLAAKGAAATVGAWLGFNAVD from the exons ATGCAAGTCTACGCTTGCTCTGTCATCCTGCTCACTCTCTTCGTAGCATCAGTCTGCTGCGGGGGGGACCCTTCGAGAGACGAAAG GGAAAGGGATGATTATTCAACGCTTCTTGCTGTAGGAGGAGCTGTAG tgGGAGCGACCGGGGCTGTGATGGCCGCTCCTGCCGTACTTGCGGCAGCTGGATTCACAGCAGCCGGCGTGGCAGCCGGATCGTTGGCCGCGGCAGCCCAGGCAACAATGGGTGGCGTCGTGGCGAAAGGCAGCCTCTTCGCATTATGCCAGAGCTGGGGCGCAGCTGGCCTACCCCTGGCCGCGAAGGGTGCTGCAGCCACGGTTGGTGCATGGCTTGGCTTCAATGCTGTCGACTGA